The DNA sequence ATTCATGATTGCAGGATACACTTCAATCTCGAATATTGTTTTATGGTGTTCTGAAGTATGTTTATTCCTAATTCCCCCCAGGTTGATTGCCAAGTCTACTGGACCAGAATAGACAGATTTTTTATTCGAGAGTGTTGATAAGCCGACCGATTCTAAGCGCCACCAGGGATCAGTACAGCCAACCTTCCCAGTATTGAAACTGCCAAAACCACTTTTTCGTTCGAGGACAGGCTTTAGATCAGTTGGGCCGATTTTGATTTTCATGTACTATATCTACCTTCCTAATTTTAGGTTTTCCAGATAATCTGCCCAAGCCTGCATCATCTTCTTACGCTCCGCCAGATGTGCAGTTCTGTTGTAGGCCCTGCCGTTGGGGTCTTTAACCGCATGCGCAAGTTGGTGTTCGATGTAATCAGGTCTGACATGAAGGACTTCATCGAGTATCGTACGGGCCATGGCCCTGAAACCGTGGCCACTCATCTCGTCCTTTTCAAATCCCATGCGTCTCAATGCTGAAAGAATTGCATTATCACTCATGGGGTAAAGCGGTGAACGGGGGGATGGAAAAAGATACTTTGAATGACCTGTCAATGGATAAAGTTCTTTTAGTATATCTACAGACTGAGAAGCCAGCGGAACGATATGAGCAATCTTCATCTTCATTTTATCAGCTGGAATCCGCCACTCAGCTGCTTCAAGGTCAATCTCTGACCATTCAGACTTGCGAAGTTCACCCGGCCGGACAAATAACAGCGGAGCAAGCTTCAACGCACATTTCACCGGAAATGTTCCTTGATAGCCATCAATTGCTCTCAGAAGCGGTGCAACATCTTTCGGATCGGTAAGTGCTGCTCGATGCCCTTTCTTGTACGGTGGCAATGCACCAATTAAATCAGAAGCACAATCCCTCTCAGCCCTGCCTGTGGCAACAGCATACCGCAACACCTGACTACAAGCTGAACGTGTCCTGTGTGCCGTTTCCAGTGCCCCACGACCTTCAATACGACGTAAAACCGAAAGTAGTTCTGGAGCCTTCAATTCATTTACGGCAATCTTTCCCATCCACGGGAAAACGTCACGCTCAAAAATTGCCAGCATCTTGTCACGGTAACTGTCAGACTTGTTCAAGAGAAACTTACCGTGCCATTCGCGGGCAATTACCTCAAAGCTGTTTTCATCGCTTTCTTCAATCGACGCTTTTTTAGCCTTCTTTACTTCACCTGGGTCAATTCCATTGGCAACCAGTTTACGAGCTTCCTCACGCCGCTGACGGGCATCAGCAAGAGAAATCTCGGGGTAGGCCCCAAGAGCAAGTAACTTTTCCTTGCCCTGCAGACTATATTTCAATCTCCAGAGCTTTCCGCCAGTAGGAGTTATTAGTAGATAAAGTCCTCCACCGTCAAAAAGAGTGACCTGCTTTGCTTGCGGCTTCGCATTGCGAACCTGCAACTCCGAAAGCGGCGCAATCCTTTTAGGCATGCGATTCCCCCCTTTTTCGGTATACGGGTTTCGGTATCGGTATATTTACACTTACAGTATATACCGAAAGTCTTTGGATTTGAGTATACTTGGATGGATTATATAGGA is a window from the Geoanaerobacter pelophilus genome containing:
- a CDS encoding tyrosine-type recombinase/integrase: MPKRIAPLSELQVRNAKPQAKQVTLFDGGGLYLLITPTGGKLWRLKYSLQGKEKLLALGAYPEISLADARQRREEARKLVANGIDPGEVKKAKKASIEESDENSFEVIAREWHGKFLLNKSDSYRDKMLAIFERDVFPWMGKIAVNELKAPELLSVLRRIEGRGALETAHRTRSACSQVLRYAVATGRAERDCASDLIGALPPYKKGHRAALTDPKDVAPLLRAIDGYQGTFPVKCALKLAPLLFVRPGELRKSEWSEIDLEAAEWRIPADKMKMKIAHIVPLASQSVDILKELYPLTGHSKYLFPSPRSPLYPMSDNAILSALRRMGFEKDEMSGHGFRAMARTILDEVLHVRPDYIEHQLAHAVKDPNGRAYNRTAHLAERKKMMQAWADYLENLKLGR